In one window of Henckelia pumila isolate YLH828 chromosome 1, ASM3356847v2, whole genome shotgun sequence DNA:
- the LOC140860257 gene encoding uncharacterized protein translates to MLTAQSRQKSYADKRRKDLEFAVGDQVLLKISPRKGIRRVVKKGKLQPRFIGPFEIQERIGYVAYRLQLPESLSKLHNVFHVSQLRKFYTDSTPLLDATLVELEQDLSYEEKPVRILDQKIKELRNKQIQLVKVLWRNHNFEEATWEKEEEIKKIYPQLFLQS, encoded by the coding sequence ATGCTAACAGCACAGAGCCGGCAAAAGAGCTATGCTGATAAAAGGAGAAAAGATTTGGAATTTGCAGTTGGAGACCAAGTTCTCCTCAAGATATCTCCTAGAAAAGGAATTCGAAGAGTTGTAAAAAAAGGAAAACTACAACCCAGATTCATAGGCCCCTTTGAAATCCAGGAAAGGATAGGATATGTAGCCTACCGACTACAACTTCCTGAATCACTCTCCAAGTTACAtaatgtgttccatgtatctcagTTAAGAAAATTCTACACTGATTCTACACCCTTGTTGGATGCTACGCTTGTAGAACTGGAACAAGATTTGTCTTACGAAGAAAAACCTGTTCGAATACTTgatcagaaaataaaagaacTTCGTAACAAACAAATCCAGTTGGTCAAAGTACTTTGGAGGAACCATAATTTTGAAGAGGCTACTTGggaaaaagaggaagagatcaaaaAAATTTACCCCCAGTTGTTCTTGCAATCGTGA